In one Gemmatimonadales bacterium genomic region, the following are encoded:
- a CDS encoding AAA family ATPase, whose product MTTLGAKLPLNDEMRRLGGRWGTGSGWPKRLRWIEIDGIRGWHRERIEFNYPITAIVGENGVGKSTILQCAAAVYAPTDRETTSGRYASDFFPDTAWERIRLAEIRFQVRDGNTERPGRINRPSDRWRGNRERPERHVEYYDLSRVTPVSGRPGFSRLAKSEHTEVGASPFDQKRLARYSQVMGRAYEGARASVTNFDDRRPVPVLQWDHAQFSSFHQGSGETTVFELLQADVPPTGLLVIDEIETSLHPKVQRRLIGEIARMCRERDLQVILTTHSATILDELPPEARVFVLPQPGARRIIYGVSPEYAMSSMDDVPHYECDLFVEDMRAKIMLTELLTAADSDMARQCQVIPAGAASVCTTLGLMVGENKFPRPTRVFLDGDQGGAYGCHVLPGDDAPEPVVFKALAELNWAGLDVRVGRALSDVIDACRGAMTLTNHHDWVGSAASRLSVGTEMLWNLMCSEWVKRCVADETLTEIRESVADALRGQRWRLPAARETKRSIVRGESSQTIGTAAQLLPLFSAEVGA is encoded by the coding sequence TTGACCACCTTGGGGGCCAAGTTGCCTTTGAATGATGAAATGCGCCGCCTCGGCGGGCGATGGGGTACTGGCAGCGGATGGCCGAAACGCCTTCGGTGGATCGAGATTGATGGCATCCGGGGCTGGCATCGGGAGCGGATCGAGTTCAATTATCCAATTACGGCAATCGTCGGCGAGAACGGGGTCGGCAAGAGCACGATCTTGCAGTGCGCCGCTGCGGTTTATGCCCCGACAGATCGCGAGACAACCAGTGGGAGATACGCGTCAGATTTCTTCCCCGACACCGCCTGGGAGCGGATCAGGCTCGCCGAGATCCGATTTCAGGTCCGCGATGGCAACACAGAGCGGCCGGGACGAATTAACCGCCCGAGTGATCGTTGGCGCGGAAACCGCGAGCGCCCTGAGCGACACGTCGAATACTACGACCTCTCGCGCGTAACGCCCGTCTCAGGTCGACCCGGATTCTCCCGATTGGCGAAGTCGGAGCACACTGAGGTAGGGGCATCACCGTTCGACCAGAAGCGGCTCGCTCGCTACAGTCAGGTAATGGGCCGTGCGTACGAAGGCGCTCGGGCTTCGGTGACCAACTTTGACGATCGGCGACCGGTGCCCGTGCTTCAATGGGACCACGCTCAATTTTCCAGCTTTCATCAAGGGTCTGGTGAGACGACGGTCTTTGAGTTGCTTCAGGCCGATGTACCGCCGACAGGATTGCTCGTGATCGACGAGATCGAGACGTCGCTGCACCCTAAAGTCCAGCGGCGGCTGATCGGCGAAATAGCTCGAATGTGCCGGGAGCGCGATCTTCAGGTAATCTTGACCACCCATTCCGCGACGATCTTGGACGAACTGCCTCCAGAAGCTCGGGTGTTCGTCCTTCCGCAACCGGGCGCCCGGCGGATCATCTATGGAGTTAGTCCGGAATACGCGATGAGTAGCATGGATGACGTGCCGCATTACGAATGCGACCTATTTGTCGAAGATATGCGCGCGAAGATCATGTTGACGGAACTACTGACAGCTGCTGATTCTGACATGGCGCGCCAATGTCAGGTGATACCGGCAGGTGCGGCATCGGTTTGCACTACACTTGGACTCATGGTGGGGGAAAACAAGTTTCCTCGGCCCACGCGAGTGTTTCTGGACGGAGATCAGGGCGGCGCGTATGGGTGCCACGTGCTACCTGGCGACGACGCTCCTGAGCCCGTCGTGTTCAAAGCCTTGGCCGAATTGAACTGGGCTGGCTTAGACGTTCGTGTTGGGCGCGCGCTGTCGGACGTGATTGACGCATGTCGAGGTGCAATGACCCTCACGAACCATCATGATTGGGTAGGTTCGGCCGCGTCGCGACTCAGCGTTGGCACCGAAATGCTTTGGAACCTGATGTGCAGCGAATGGGTGAAGCGGTGTGTAGCCGACGAAACGCTCACCGAAATTCGCGAGTCAGTAGCCGACGCTTTGCGCGGCCAGCGGTGGCGTCTGCCTGCCGCCCGAGAGACGAAAAGGTCGATTGTTCGCGGGGAGAGTTCGCAAACGATCGGCACCGCAGCGCAGCTTCTGCCGTTGTTTTCCGCGGAGGTAGGTGCCTAA
- a CDS encoding argininosuccinate synthase domain-containing protein, translating into MQKPTVALAFSGGLDTSYCVPRLGERGFLVHTVFVNTGGTSPEQRQAIRTQALAVGAAEHHEVDARSAVFDRFVRVLIQANVLRGEVYPLSVAAERTQQAISVVDIARTVGATAVAHGSTGAGNDQVRFDIALRVLAPELQIITPIRDESLSREQSIAYLESRGLPVPPKSGAFSINRGLWGTTWGGGWTHDTWAGPPPELLDPPASAPAPADVVIGWHEGIPTSIDGQAMAGHELVDALARHAEAYGIGHGIHVGETALGIKGRIGFEAGSALILIGSHRELEKLVLTKWQSFWKDQLGRFYGDRLHEGHYFDPALRDIEAMVTSSQRRVSGDTRVHLAAGRFTVTGARSPFSMMDRAVATYGEENRLWTGDEARAFARVGAVPELLAMRADARARGEG; encoded by the coding sequence ATGCAGAAACCAACCGTCGCCCTCGCCTTCTCCGGCGGCCTCGATACCTCCTACTGCGTTCCCCGCCTCGGCGAACGCGGATTCCTGGTCCATACTGTCTTCGTCAATACCGGTGGCACCTCGCCGGAACAGCGCCAGGCGATCCGGACCCAGGCCCTCGCCGTCGGCGCCGCCGAGCACCATGAAGTCGACGCCCGGAGCGCGGTGTTCGACCGCTTCGTCCGGGTCCTGATCCAGGCCAACGTCCTGCGTGGTGAGGTCTATCCGCTCTCGGTGGCGGCGGAGCGGACCCAGCAAGCGATCTCGGTCGTCGACATCGCCCGCACCGTCGGCGCGACCGCCGTGGCGCACGGGTCGACCGGTGCGGGGAACGACCAGGTGCGATTCGACATCGCCCTCCGCGTTCTCGCCCCCGAGCTACAGATCATCACGCCGATTCGCGACGAATCACTGTCGCGCGAACAGTCCATCGCGTATCTCGAATCACGGGGACTCCCGGTGCCACCCAAGTCGGGAGCATTCTCGATCAATCGCGGCCTCTGGGGCACCACCTGGGGCGGTGGTTGGACGCACGACACCTGGGCTGGACCGCCGCCTGAACTTCTCGACCCGCCCGCGAGCGCGCCGGCGCCCGCCGATGTCGTGATCGGATGGCACGAGGGAATCCCGACGTCGATCGACGGCCAGGCAATGGCGGGCCATGAACTTGTCGACGCCCTCGCTCGTCACGCCGAGGCGTACGGCATCGGCCACGGAATCCACGTCGGCGAGACCGCGCTCGGCATCAAGGGGCGGATCGGTTTCGAAGCGGGAAGTGCATTGATCCTGATCGGGTCGCACCGCGAGCTCGAAAAGCTGGTGCTCACCAAGTGGCAATCGTTCTGGAAGGACCAGCTCGGCCGGTTCTACGGCGATCGCCTGCACGAAGGACACTACTTCGACCCTGCACTGCGTGACATCGAAGCGATGGTGACTTCATCGCAGCGCCGCGTGAGTGGCGATACGCGGGTGCATCTCGCCGCCGGGCGCTTCACCGTGACCGGTGCGCGTTCCCCGTTCTCGATGATGGACCGCGCGGTCGCCACGTATGGCGAGGAGAACCGGCTCTGGACCGGCGACGAGGCACGCGCCTTCGCGCGAGTCGGCGCGGTTCCCGAGCTGCTGGCGATGCGGGCCGACGCGCGCGCGCGCGGTGAGGGCTGA
- the argC gene encoding N-acetyl-gamma-glutamyl-phosphate reductase — protein sequence MRVAVLGAAGYAGGELLRIALQHPEVREVTATSRSHAGKPIADLHPAMALITSARFAAHDPVAAARGKDVVFLALEHGESSALVESLVDAGCGMIVDLSADFRIRDGRLHERYYTAPRPAAMVHRFAYGLADVAGNALRGSTAIAAPGCFATAAQLGLRALADLPLAAPPVVFAVTGSSGAGQQPRPTTHHPARAHNMFAYPGMGHRHEGEVLEQWRAWRSDPAAHARMICHSGPFVRGIHATIHAQLGAPVSDVGQHLQQQFADRPFVRVLDAPPQLTQVVGSNFALLHAVASDDRRELQVMCVIDNLIKGAGGQAVQAMNLALGLDETAGLTAPGVFPC from the coding sequence ATGAGAGTTGCGGTGCTGGGGGCCGCGGGGTACGCTGGCGGTGAATTGCTGCGGATCGCCCTGCAGCATCCGGAGGTGCGCGAGGTGACTGCCACCTCACGATCGCACGCAGGGAAACCGATCGCTGATCTTCATCCCGCGATGGCGCTGATCACGTCGGCTCGCTTCGCGGCGCACGATCCGGTGGCAGCCGCGCGCGGCAAGGATGTCGTCTTCCTCGCGCTCGAACACGGAGAATCCTCGGCACTCGTCGAATCGCTCGTCGACGCCGGCTGCGGCATGATCGTCGACCTCTCCGCGGATTTCCGGATCCGTGACGGGCGCCTGCACGAACGGTACTACACGGCGCCGCGCCCGGCGGCGATGGTGCACCGGTTTGCCTATGGGCTCGCTGATGTGGCGGGAAATGCGTTGCGGGGCTCGACGGCGATCGCCGCGCCGGGATGTTTCGCCACGGCGGCGCAACTCGGTCTGCGCGCACTTGCCGATCTGCCGCTGGCGGCGCCGCCGGTCGTCTTTGCGGTCACCGGATCGAGCGGCGCGGGTCAGCAGCCCAGGCCGACGACCCATCACCCGGCTCGCGCGCACAACATGTTCGCCTATCCGGGGATGGGCCATCGCCACGAAGGCGAGGTGCTGGAGCAGTGGCGCGCGTGGCGGAGCGATCCGGCGGCGCACGCCAGGATGATCTGCCACTCGGGGCCCTTTGTTCGCGGTATCCACGCCACGATCCACGCCCAGCTTGGCGCACCGGTCAGCGACGTCGGTCAGCATCTGCAGCAACAGTTTGCGGACCGGCCGTTCGTCCGGGTGCTCGACGCGCCGCCGCAGCTCACGCAGGTCGTCGGATCCAATTTCGCGTTGCTCCATGCGGTCGCTTCCGACGACCGTCGCGAACTCCAGGTCATGTGCGTCATCGACAACCTCATCAAGGGCGCCGGCGGACAGGCGGTCCAGGCGATGAATCTCGCGCTGGGCCTCGACGAAACCGCGGGGCTCACCGCGCCAGGAGTCTTTCCATGCTGA
- a CDS encoding aminotransferase class III-fold pyridoxal phosphate-dependent enzyme — protein sequence MLTETAPSALLPVYATFPLRAVSGHGSWLVDDTGTEWLDAYGGHAVASCGHSHPDVVAAIADQAARLLFYSTAVPHAAREELADTLARLAPDPLAHVFFCNSGAEANENQLGLARRKTGRTTVVTMRGGWHGRTAATLACTDGERYEAGARRAGVPLSRKVPFNDVEALDHAVDDTVAAVLLEPVQGFSGARTATPAFLEAARRLCNERGAKLLFDEVQCGVGRTGTFTAAEQFGVVPDAIAMAKGLAAGLPIGAVVAAPSLVDDIKVGDLGSTFGGGPVPCAAALANLAVIERDDLLDNVRTVSSWIAAEARRLPHVVAVHGLGFLLGLELDRPAAEVQRALWAHHVLTGTSTDPRTLRLLPPLSFSQDEAGRLLMALRSVLA from the coding sequence ATGCTGACAGAGACGGCGCCGAGCGCGCTGCTTCCGGTGTATGCCACCTTTCCGTTGCGCGCAGTGTCGGGCCACGGATCGTGGCTCGTCGACGACACCGGCACCGAATGGCTTGATGCCTACGGCGGGCACGCAGTAGCGAGCTGCGGTCATTCGCATCCCGATGTGGTTGCCGCGATCGCAGATCAGGCGGCGCGGCTTCTCTTCTATTCGACCGCGGTGCCGCACGCGGCGCGTGAAGAGCTTGCCGACACGCTGGCGCGACTCGCTCCCGATCCGCTGGCGCATGTCTTCTTCTGCAATTCCGGTGCGGAAGCCAACGAAAACCAGTTGGGCCTCGCCCGCCGCAAGACCGGTCGCACCACGGTCGTGACAATGCGCGGTGGATGGCACGGCCGCACCGCGGCGACGCTGGCGTGCACCGATGGCGAGCGCTATGAAGCGGGCGCCCGGCGAGCGGGTGTGCCGTTGTCGCGCAAGGTTCCGTTCAACGACGTTGAGGCGCTGGACCACGCCGTTGACGATACCGTTGCTGCCGTGCTGCTCGAACCGGTGCAGGGATTCAGCGGCGCGCGCACGGCGACACCGGCGTTTCTGGAGGCGGCGCGCCGTCTTTGTAATGAGCGCGGTGCGAAGCTGCTCTTCGATGAAGTGCAATGCGGCGTCGGCCGGACCGGAACGTTCACCGCCGCGGAGCAGTTCGGGGTGGTCCCCGACGCGATTGCGATGGCCAAGGGGCTCGCGGCGGGGCTGCCGATCGGTGCCGTCGTGGCCGCACCATCGCTGGTCGACGACATCAAGGTCGGCGATCTCGGCTCGACCTTCGGCGGCGGCCCGGTGCCGTGCGCGGCGGCACTCGCGAACCTTGCCGTGATCGAGCGTGACGATCTGCTCGACAACGTGCGTACCGTGAGCAGCTGGATCGCCGCCGAGGCGCGTCGCCTGCCGCACGTCGTTGCGGTGCACGGGCTGGGGTTCCTCCTCGGCCTCGAACTCGATCGTCCCGCTGCGGAGGTGCAGCGCGCGCTCTGGGCGCACCACGTGCTCACCGGTACGTCGACCGATCCCCGTACGCTGCGCCTCCTCCCACCGCTCTCGTTCTCGCAGGATGAAGCGGGGAGGCTTCTCATGGCGCTGCGCTCGGTGCTGGCATGA
- a CDS encoding N-acetylornithine carbamoyltransferase, whose translation MSGRDFLAMEEWSADEIDHLFALAARCKRREIDSGLVKKVLAMIFMDPSLRTRSSMETAMFLHGGHALCLEPGKGSWSLETDVDAVMDGATVEHIIEAARVLSRYADALAVRTFPKGTDWNVERQDLTIRNFARYSTKPVINLESSRRHPCQGLADAFTMQEKLGETGGKRFVLMWAWHPKALPTAVPASGAIAAAHLGMQITIARPPGFDLDPDDYAAIRTLAQARGGSVDVTDDLDGAIDGAHVVYPKSWGSLLHFGAPDAERALREGRRDWRLTAERMRRTAGGAGIAMHCLPVRRNVEIDGAVLDGPQSAVIDEAENRLHVQRALLLEMIGDAGQTTRAGIAA comes from the coding sequence ATGAGCGGACGCGATTTCCTGGCGATGGAAGAGTGGTCGGCGGACGAGATCGATCACCTCTTCGCGCTCGCGGCGCGGTGCAAGCGTCGCGAGATCGACAGCGGTCTGGTGAAGAAGGTGCTGGCGATGATCTTCATGGATCCGTCGCTGCGGACCCGGTCGTCGATGGAGACGGCGATGTTCCTCCACGGCGGTCACGCCCTCTGCCTCGAACCCGGGAAGGGAAGCTGGTCGCTCGAGACCGATGTCGATGCCGTGATGGACGGCGCCACGGTCGAACACATCATCGAAGCGGCGCGCGTGCTCAGCCGATACGCGGACGCGCTTGCCGTGCGGACCTTTCCCAAGGGGACGGACTGGAACGTCGAGCGTCAGGACCTGACGATCCGGAACTTCGCCAGGTACAGCACCAAGCCGGTGATCAATCTCGAATCCTCCCGCCGGCATCCATGCCAGGGGCTCGCCGACGCCTTCACGATGCAGGAGAAGCTCGGCGAGACTGGCGGAAAACGATTCGTGCTGATGTGGGCGTGGCATCCGAAGGCCCTCCCGACCGCCGTCCCGGCAAGCGGTGCGATCGCCGCGGCGCATCTCGGCATGCAGATCACGATTGCTCGTCCTCCGGGATTCGATCTCGACCCCGACGATTACGCTGCGATCCGGACGCTGGCGCAGGCCCGCGGCGGATCGGTCGACGTGACCGACGATCTCGACGGCGCGATCGACGGTGCCCACGTCGTCTATCCCAAGTCGTGGGGTTCGCTGCTTCACTTTGGCGCGCCGGACGCGGAGCGCGCTCTTCGGGAGGGTCGGCGCGACTGGCGATTGACCGCGGAACGGATGCGGCGAACGGCTGGCGGTGCGGGGATCGCGATGCACTGTCTCCCGGTCCGGCGCAACGTGGAAATCGATGGCGCCGTGCTCGATGGACCGCAGAGCGCGGTGATCGACGAAGCAGAGAATCGCCTCCACGTGCAGCGCGCGCTGCTGCTGGAAATGATCGGCGATGCAGGTCAGACCACTCGTGCGGGGATTGCAGCGTGA
- the argB gene encoding acetylglutamate kinase gives MTIDSTKGVTGLKGALRYVRAYRDNVFVVKLGGEVLADAHTLEQVTEQLALLASLSIRLVVVHGGGPQATALSRRMGIEPVMVAGRRVTDDAALEIAKMVYRGLLNTQLVSALHGSGVQAVGLSGVDGELLSATRRPPVRVTDDAGVERTVDYGHVGDIERVDSRVLLTLMDARFVPVISSLAGDADGNVFNVNADTVAESIALALKAQKLIFLTGAPGVLRDRTDPATLVTFADPDDLQELITSGAVAGGMRPKVESCIRAATGGVERTHIIDGRAPDALLLEVFTGSGCGTMIVGRKEKATYLGVDLAS, from the coding sequence GTGACGATCGATTCAACCAAGGGTGTCACCGGTCTCAAGGGCGCGCTGCGATACGTCCGCGCCTATCGAGACAATGTGTTTGTCGTGAAGCTCGGCGGTGAGGTCCTTGCCGACGCGCATACTCTCGAGCAGGTGACCGAACAGCTCGCGCTCCTGGCGTCGCTGTCGATCCGGCTCGTCGTGGTCCACGGTGGCGGACCGCAGGCTACCGCGCTGTCCCGGCGAATGGGGATCGAGCCGGTGATGGTGGCGGGGCGTCGCGTCACCGACGACGCGGCGCTCGAGATCGCCAAGATGGTCTACCGCGGCCTGCTCAACACCCAGCTGGTATCGGCGCTTCACGGAAGCGGCGTGCAGGCGGTGGGATTGTCCGGTGTGGACGGCGAGTTGCTCAGCGCCACGCGCCGTCCGCCGGTCCGGGTCACGGACGACGCGGGGGTCGAGCGGACGGTGGACTACGGTCATGTCGGCGACATCGAACGCGTCGATTCGCGTGTGCTCCTCACGTTGATGGATGCGCGATTTGTTCCGGTCATTTCATCGCTCGCCGGCGACGCCGATGGCAACGTGTTCAACGTCAACGCGGACACCGTGGCCGAATCGATCGCCCTCGCGCTGAAAGCCCAGAAGCTGATTTTCCTCACCGGGGCGCCGGGCGTGCTGCGCGATCGCACGGACCCGGCCACGCTGGTGACGTTCGCCGATCCGGACGACTTGCAGGAACTCATCACCAGCGGTGCGGTGGCGGGCGGAATGCGGCCCAAGGTCGAATCGTGCATCCGCGCCGCCACCGGTGGCGTCGAGCGCACCCACATCATCGATGGCCGCGCGCCAGATGCGCTGCTGCTCGAGGTCTTCACCGGGTCGGGATGTGGAACGATGATCGTTGGGCGGAAGGAGAAGGCGACCTATCTCGGAGTTGACCTGGCCAGCTGA
- a CDS encoding M20/M25/M40 family metallo-hydrolase codes for MTWPAEIAFLRDLVAVPSISGGEAAAAALVEARAQELGLDVVRDETSVRIAVGDAASGPTLALASHLDVVPPGDGWTRDPFVPEIEHGLLYGRGSGDAKASVSAMLHAVWDLSQSRREFRGRLLAIFSYGEETRFATMPDAIARAGAIDAALVGEPTNLQFAIAQRGLMMVDLVARGSQRHAGYAGDGDNAITTLARDLVRLDDLVGERVHPVLGRATVTPTMLDAGVSRNVTPPSAKAILDVRSTPAWSHDELEEALRERLSSEVIVTSKRLVPCETPPGSRLLGAARRAAPAATTFGSPTCSDWCYLRHLDAIKVGPGTSRRSHTPDEAVEIAEVTEARAFYFRTAMEYLA; via the coding sequence TTGACCTGGCCAGCTGAGATCGCGTTTCTCCGCGATCTCGTTGCCGTCCCGTCGATCAGCGGTGGCGAAGCCGCCGCAGCGGCGCTGGTCGAGGCGCGCGCGCAGGAGCTCGGGCTCGACGTGGTGCGCGACGAGACCAGCGTGCGCATTGCCGTTGGGGATGCGGCATCGGGGCCGACGCTTGCGCTGGCATCGCATCTCGATGTGGTCCCGCCGGGCGACGGCTGGACCCGCGATCCCTTCGTGCCGGAGATCGAACACGGGCTCCTGTACGGCCGCGGATCAGGGGATGCCAAGGCCTCCGTCAGCGCGATGCTGCACGCCGTGTGGGACCTGTCGCAGTCGCGCCGGGAATTTCGCGGCCGGCTCCTCGCCATCTTCTCATACGGCGAGGAAACCCGCTTCGCCACGATGCCCGATGCGATTGCCCGTGCCGGCGCCATCGACGCGGCGCTCGTCGGCGAACCGACCAATCTCCAGTTCGCGATCGCGCAACGCGGCCTGATGATGGTCGATCTCGTGGCGCGCGGGTCGCAGCGCCACGCCGGATATGCCGGTGACGGCGACAACGCGATCACGACACTGGCGCGCGATCTGGTCCGGCTCGACGACCTCGTGGGGGAGCGGGTGCACCCCGTTCTCGGCCGGGCGACGGTCACGCCGACGATGCTCGACGCCGGCGTGTCGCGGAACGTCACGCCGCCATCAGCCAAGGCGATTCTCGACGTTCGTTCGACGCCGGCCTGGTCGCACGACGAGCTGGAAGAGGCGCTTCGCGAACGACTGTCGAGCGAGGTGATCGTAACGTCGAAGCGGCTGGTGCCGTGCGAGACGCCGCCGGGATCACGCCTCCTGGGCGCCGCGCGACGTGCGGCACCGGCTGCCACCACCTTCGGCTCGCCGACCTGTTCCGACTGGTGCTACCTGCGGCACCTCGATGCGATCAAGGTCGGACCGGGGACGTCACGACGCTCGCACACGCCCGATGAGGCGGTCGAAATCGCTGAAGTCACGGAAGCGCGCGCCTTCTACTTCCGCACCGCGATGGAGTACCTCGCATGA
- a CDS encoding lyase family protein yields the protein MKRSETLWSSSAGPDPRMLAYTVGDDRVADARLLSWDVIGSLGHLEALAGGGIISAREHGRMRRALQAALDAAKSGALRIEARHEDVHSAVEFWLTRHAGDVGERVHTGRSRNDQVALDLRLSLKDEALSLHARMIALAEVLLAFGRQHRAVVWPGYTHHRIAMPSSAGLWAAAYAEGILDAADGIAGFWPRLDRSPLGSAAGYGVPLPLDREAAARALGFAGVDQVVTTTQNARGQIEGAVLFWCLGAAQECAKLSTDVIQFSAAEAGWVVLPPRWATGSSIMPHKRNPDLFELTRARTALIEGDLAAVLALRSKLAGGYHRDFQLLKGPLWRGVDLTREMLDILAAAIPELGVNVARGDAALVNDVFATDEVMRRVSAGAPFRRAYHEVATASARGEIFPRPSARALAAKRTSTGGMGNIPWRALAARARAARRWGEGERRRFQGALDRLCGRKRR from the coding sequence ATGAAGCGATCGGAAACGCTCTGGTCTTCCTCGGCCGGCCCCGACCCGCGAATGCTGGCGTACACCGTCGGTGACGACCGGGTCGCCGATGCGCGCCTTCTTTCGTGGGACGTGATCGGCTCGCTCGGGCATCTCGAGGCGCTCGCCGGCGGCGGGATCATCTCGGCGCGCGAGCATGGTCGCATGCGCCGGGCGCTGCAGGCCGCGCTCGACGCGGCGAAGAGCGGGGCATTGCGGATCGAGGCGCGGCACGAGGACGTGCACAGCGCCGTAGAATTCTGGTTGACCCGTCATGCCGGCGACGTCGGCGAACGGGTCCACACCGGTCGGTCGCGCAACGACCAGGTCGCGCTCGACCTGCGGCTGTCGCTCAAGGATGAGGCGCTGTCGCTCCACGCGCGGATGATCGCCCTTGCGGAGGTGCTCCTCGCGTTCGGGCGTCAACACCGCGCCGTCGTGTGGCCGGGGTACACGCATCATCGGATTGCGATGCCGTCATCGGCCGGACTCTGGGCCGCGGCGTATGCCGAAGGGATCCTCGACGCCGCCGACGGGATCGCGGGGTTCTGGCCACGACTCGACCGGTCGCCCCTCGGCAGTGCTGCCGGGTACGGCGTCCCGCTACCGCTCGATCGCGAAGCCGCAGCGCGTGCGCTGGGATTTGCCGGCGTCGATCAGGTCGTCACCACCACGCAGAACGCTCGTGGACAGATCGAGGGAGCGGTCCTCTTCTGGTGTCTCGGTGCGGCGCAGGAATGTGCCAAGCTCTCCACCGACGTCATCCAGTTCAGCGCGGCGGAAGCGGGATGGGTGGTGCTGCCGCCGCGGTGGGCCACCGGCTCCAGCATCATGCCGCACAAGCGGAATCCCGATCTCTTCGAGCTGACGCGCGCACGGACGGCGCTGATCGAGGGCGATCTCGCCGCGGTGCTTGCGCTCCGCTCCAAACTGGCCGGCGGATATCACCGCGACTTTCAGCTGCTCAAGGGGCCGCTCTGGCGCGGTGTCGACCTGACGCGCGAGATGCTCGACATCCTGGCCGCAGCGATTCCGGAACTCGGCGTCAACGTGGCGCGCGGCGATGCGGCCCTCGTCAACGATGTTTTCGCGACCGACGAGGTGATGCGGCGGGTGAGTGCGGGTGCCCCCTTTCGACGCGCCTACCATGAAGTCGCCACCGCGAGTGCGCGTGGTGAGATCTTCCCACGCCCGTCGGCGCGAGCGCTTGCCGCGAAGCGCACCAGCACGGGCGGCATGGGGAACATTCCGTGGCGGGCACTCGCGGCGAGGGCCCGCGCCGCGCGTCGGTGGGGCGAAGGAGAGCGCCGCCGGTTCCAGGGTGCGCTCGACCGGCTCTGCGGCAGGAAACGTCGATGA
- the ppaX gene encoding pyrophosphatase PpaX: MAHFDTVLFDLDGTLIDSVDLIVDSYHHTFRTHGLPPRSRDEILAGMGTPLRAVFGTMSGDAATIDSWIATYREYNLTHHDTRIHAYPEVVMMVQRIAAGGRRLGLVTSKNRSGAQRGLNLIGLGAVMEVIVGADDVTHPKPHPEPVERALEALGTSREGCLFVGDSHHDVICGRNAGVRTAGVTWGPFDRTHLEIVAPDYYCASPAELLAIIEG; the protein is encoded by the coding sequence ATGGCGCATTTCGACACCGTACTCTTCGACCTCGACGGGACGCTCATCGATTCGGTCGACCTGATCGTCGACAGCTACCACCACACCTTCCGGACGCACGGCCTCCCGCCCCGTTCGCGGGATGAGATCCTGGCGGGGATGGGCACGCCACTCCGCGCCGTCTTCGGCACGATGTCCGGTGACGCCGCCACAATCGACTCGTGGATCGCGACGTACCGCGAGTACAATCTGACGCATCACGATACTCGGATTCACGCATATCCCGAGGTCGTCATGATGGTGCAGCGGATCGCCGCCGGTGGGCGGCGGCTGGGGCTGGTGACCAGCAAGAACCGATCGGGTGCACAGCGCGGGCTCAATCTGATTGGGTTGGGAGCGGTCATGGAGGTCATCGTCGGCGCCGATGATGTCACGCACCCCAAACCGCATCCCGAACCGGTGGAGCGTGCACTCGAAGCGCTGGGTACGTCGCGTGAAGGCTGCCTCTTTGTCGGCGATTCACATCACGATGTGATCTGTGGACGAAATGCCGGCGTGCGGACTGCGGGCGTGACATGGGGCCCGTTCGACCGGACGCATCTCGAAATCGTCGCGCCCGACTACTACTGCGCCTCGCCGGCGGAGCTGCTCGCGATCATCGAAGGCTAG